A section of the Candidatus Krumholzibacteriia bacterium genome encodes:
- the dcm gene encoding DNA (cytosine-5-)-methyltransferase codes for FTEPKEQLGEVNILTSGFPCQAFSVAGYRQGFDDEKGRGNLFFETARFIEQLQPEAYLLENVKNLVGHDKGNTFNVIRKTIVEDLGYSFIPFVLNSKEYGNVPQTRERIYVVGFRDESACSCAVNEQPKKSLFTTKNADYICSINFEIPSPVKLTRAIHSVLENGKQDDIYYYPPGHRYYEELSSTMKRRDTVYQWRRVYVRENKSNVCPTLTANMGTGGHNVPLILDNYGIRKLTPAECLRFQGFPPEVKFPENMARSHCYKQAGNSVAVPVVKRIADAIATALDAKYANP; via the coding sequence CTTTACAGAACCTAAAGAACAGCTGGGAGAGGTTAACATCCTCACATCCGGCTTCCCGTGCCAGGCCTTCAGCGTAGCTGGTTACCGTCAAGGCTTTGATGACGAGAAGGGCCGAGGAAACCTCTTCTTTGAAACAGCACGTTTCATAGAACAGCTTCAACCTGAAGCATATCTGCTTGAGAACGTTAAGAACCTTGTGGGTCATGACAAAGGAAACACCTTTAATGTAATTCGCAAAACAATCGTTGAAGATCTAGGATACTCGTTTATTCCATTTGTCCTCAACTCCAAAGAATACGGAAATGTTCCGCAGACTCGGGAGCGCATCTATGTTGTGGGTTTTCGTGATGAATCTGCCTGCTCTTGCGCAGTAAATGAGCAGCCGAAGAAATCTCTCTTCACGACAAAGAATGCCGACTACATTTGTAGCATCAATTTTGAGATTCCTTCCCCAGTTAAGCTGACCAGGGCAATTCATAGTGTCTTGGAAAATGGGAAACAGGACGATATATACTACTATCCACCCGGGCACCGTTATTACGAAGAACTCTCCTCCACTATGAAGAGGAGAGATACTGTATATCAGTGGCGCAGAGTGTATGTCAGGGAGAACAAGAGCAATGTCTGCCCCACTCTGACTGCAAACATGGGTACAGGCGGCCATAATGTTCCTCTCATACTAGACAATTACGGCATCAGAAAGCTGACTCCGGCTGAATGCCTAAGGTTTCAGGGCTTTCCCCCTGAAGTCAAGTTTCCTGAGAACATGGCAAGATCGCACTGCTACAAGCAAGCCGGCAACTCTGTCGCTGTGCCAGTAGTCAAACGCATAGCAGATGCGATCGCAACCGCACTAGATGCTAAATACGCTAATCCCTAG
- a CDS encoding folylpolyglutamate synthase/dihydrofolate synthase family protein — MTRKPEDRHYEFPEAPLFESKSEAEAFLYDLSRFGMKLGLSNIRELCRRHGDPQKGLRFMHVAGTNGKGSTCFFLESLLCAHGQRVGAFASPHLQHIGERVRVDGVFLSEEDLARWVSLVRKDLEELRATFFEAMTLIALLHFAEKKVDWVAWETGLGGRYDSTRVVEPALTCITRIGLDHTKYLGSTLEEIARDKLGIARPGVPLYTAQEEGRLLDYMHSKASDAGVELISVPSLDLPALPEFQRGNAALALRMLGDLDLLPEDAESVLLSTALPGRFEVLREDPLFVVDGAHNPQALSAVLAEWSHRVSTSQGTVIFGCSADKEVEGLLDLLLECGSRIVLSQARNPRSLPASELHERAGRPEGWQVSAGLEEALGLLGSEEPVLVTGSFYLAGEGLSRCL, encoded by the coding sequence TTGACCCGGAAGCCTGAAGACCGCCACTACGAATTCCCCGAAGCTCCCCTCTTTGAAAGCAAGAGCGAGGCAGAAGCCTTTCTTTACGATCTTAGCCGCTTCGGCATGAAGCTGGGGCTTTCGAACATTCGCGAACTTTGTCGCCGGCACGGAGATCCGCAGAAGGGTCTCCGCTTTATGCATGTTGCCGGCACCAACGGCAAGGGTTCGACCTGTTTCTTTCTGGAGTCCCTCTTGTGCGCCCACGGTCAGCGCGTGGGAGCTTTTGCCAGCCCCCACTTGCAGCACATCGGCGAAAGGGTGCGCGTGGACGGGGTCTTTCTTTCCGAGGAGGATCTTGCCCGCTGGGTGTCTCTTGTTCGCAAGGACCTTGAGGAACTTCGCGCGACATTTTTTGAGGCCATGACCCTGATCGCTCTCCTGCACTTTGCCGAGAAGAAAGTAGACTGGGTGGCCTGGGAGACGGGTCTCGGGGGTCGCTATGACTCGACACGCGTGGTGGAACCTGCACTGACCTGTATTACCCGCATCGGCCTGGATCACACGAAATACCTGGGCTCGACTCTCGAGGAAATCGCCCGCGACAAGCTGGGAATTGCAAGGCCCGGAGTTCCTCTCTACACGGCTCAGGAAGAAGGCAGGCTTCTGGATTATATGCACTCGAAGGCGAGTGATGCAGGAGTGGAGTTGATTTCCGTGCCCTCTCTGGACTTGCCGGCCCTGCCCGAGTTTCAGCGTGGTAATGCAGCGCTGGCTTTACGGATGCTCGGCGATCTTGATCTCCTTCCCGAGGATGCAGAATCTGTGTTGCTTTCCACTGCACTGCCCGGGCGTTTTGAAGTCCTGCGCGAGGATCCCCTCTTTGTCGTCGATGGCGCTCACAATCCGCAGGCTCTCTCGGCAGTGCTTGCGGAGTGGTCGCATCGGGTGAGTACTTCGCAGGGAACTGTGATCTTCGGCTGCAGTGCGGACAAGGAAGTGGAGGGCCTGCTCGATCTGCTTCTGGAATGTGGCTCGCGGATTGTTTTGAGCCAGGCGCGGAACCCTCGCTCCCTGCCGGCTAGCGAACTGCATGAGCGCGCGGGAAGGCCCGAAGGCTGGCAAGTAAGCGCGGGACTGGAGGAGGCTCTGGGTTTGCTTGGGTCGGAAGAGCCGGTGCTTGTTACGGGGTCATTTTATCTGGCGGGGGAGGGGCTTTCGAGGTGCTTATGA